One window from the genome of Mauremys mutica isolate MM-2020 ecotype Southern chromosome 4, ASM2049712v1, whole genome shotgun sequence encodes:
- the LOC123369004 gene encoding LOW QUALITY PROTEIN: carnitine O-palmitoyltransferase 1, liver isoform-like (The sequence of the model RefSeq protein was modified relative to this genomic sequence to represent the inferred CDS: substituted 2 bases at 2 genomic stop codons) — translation MKKLVPVVSDGTGIPAQTGGETKSERHLVGKATQKCFYLARVPWAKGRQAYFGRRKNKQSLDAVEKAAFFVTLDETEQGYRKEDPVTSMDTYAKSLLHGSCYDRWFDKTFTLVVFKNGKMGLNTEHSWADASIVGQLWENVMSSDCLQLGYTEDGHCKGDINQNIPFPTRLQWEIPEECQEVIERSLCTAKSLADDVDFYSFPFDTFGKGLIKKAKISPDAFVQLSLQLAYYRDMGKFCLTYEASMTRLFREGRTETVCSCTTESCNYVQAMEDPTQNNEXRXTLLRIAADKHQHLYRLAMTGAGIDRHLFCLYVVSKYLGVESPFLKEVLSEPWRLSTSQTPQQHINLEKNPEFVSSGGGFGPVAADGYGVSYILVGEHLIHFHVSSKFSCPETDSHRFGKNIKQAMVDIIALFGVGMNSTK, via the exons AGTACCCTGGGCTAAGGGTCGTCAGGCCTATTTTGGACGCAGAAAGAACAAGCAGTCCTTGGATGCTGTGGAAAAAGCAGCTTTCTTTGTGACTTTGGATGAAACTGAGCAGGGCTACAGGAAAGAGgatccagtgacttcaatggataCATATGCAAAGTCTCTGCTGCATGGCAGTTGTTACGACAG atgGTTTGACAAAACATTCACTCTTGTAGTGTTCAAGAATGGCAAAATGGGCCTGAACACAGAGCATTCTTGGGCAGATGCTTCTATTGTTGGACAACTTTGGGAG AATGTTATGTCTTCTGATTGCCTTCAACTGGGCTATACAGAGGATGGTCATTGCAAAGGAGACATCAATCAAAATATTCCTTTCCCCACCAGACTACAGTGGGAAATCCCAGAAGAA TGCCAAGAAGTGATTGAGAGGTCCCTGTGCACTGCGAAATCTCTAGCAGATGATGTGGACTTTTATTCTTTTCCCTTTGATACTTTTGGAAAAGGGTTAATCAAGAAAGCCAAAATAAGCCCTGATGCCTTTGTGCAGCTTTCCCTTCAGCTTGCTTACTATCGG GACATGGGAAAATTTTGTTTAACATATGAAGCCTCTATGACCCGCCTGTTCAGAGAAGGCAGGACAGAAACAGTGTGCTCATGTACTACCGAATCGTGCAATTATGTTCAAGCCATGGAAGATCCAACCCAAAAT aATGAATAGAGGTGAACACTACTCAGGATTGCTGCTGATAAACACCAGCACTTGTATCGCCTTGCCATGACTGGTGCAGGCATTGACCGCCATCTGTTCTGCCTTTATGTGGTGTCCAAATACCTTGGTGTTGAGTCTCCTTTCCTTAAGGAA GTTTTGTCAGAGCCTTGGAGGTTGTCAACAAGTCAGACACCACAGCAGCACATTAACCTGGAGAAGAACCCTGAGTTTGTATCCAGTGGCGGAGGCTTTGGACCT GTTGCTGCTGATGGTTATGGTGTGTCTTACATTCTTGTGGGTGAACACCTCATCCATTTCCATGTGTCCAGCAAATTCTCTTGTCCTGAGACA GATTCTCATCGTTTTGGAAAAAACATCAAGCAAGCAATGGTTGACATCATCGCTTTATTTGGCGTTGGTATGAACTCTACCAAGTGA